In one Arachis duranensis cultivar V14167 chromosome 9, aradu.V14167.gnm2.J7QH, whole genome shotgun sequence genomic region, the following are encoded:
- the LOC107466666 gene encoding probable histone H2B.3, with protein MAKGEKKPAEKKPAEKAPAEKTKAEKKIPKDASSGDKKKKKKAKSVETYKIYIFKVLKQVHPDIGISSKAMGIMNSFINDIFEKLAQESSRLARYNKKPTITSREIQTAVRLVLPGELAKHAVSEGTKAVTKFTSS; from the coding sequence ATGGCAAAGGGCGAAAAGAAGCCGGCGGAGAAGAAACCAGCGGAGAAGGCACCGGCGGAGAAAACCAAGGCGGAAAAGAAGATCCCGAAGGACGCGTCCTCCGgcgataagaagaagaagaagaaggcgaAGAGCGTTGAGACCTACAAGATCTACATTTTCAAGGTTCTGAAGCAAGTTCATCCTGACATCGGAATCTCTAGTAAGGCCATGGGGATTATGAACAGCTTCATCAACGACATTTTCGAGAAGCTCGCTCAGGAATCTTCTAGACTCGCGAGGTATAACAAGAAACCAACCATTACTTCGAGGGAGATTCAAACCGCTGTGAGACTCGTGCTTCCTGGTGAGCTTGCCAAGCATGCGGTTTCGGAAGGGACTAAAGCTGTTACTAAGTTTACAAGTTCTTGA
- the LOC107466612 gene encoding uncharacterized protein LOC107466612 gives MASEEESTLVLVHCSGKIQRSKKYGVKFTDREPLSVFISSSSTLSDLKNSILQKLGVFGSKWVKKLFYNIPIAVVSTGVKYDIFVLAADEDTRVLFYCVRSFPDVRIHELFAKLEVGVDSSGASAPVHSSSAAGGASSSMHVVRPSVLLVGSPSFEADLDRTEVVGSVPLENSGVYGQAYVVGTGGGLIHDAQSFREPDQVENAMSDDDSYQEPVDIIRDSDDDTGANPHTEHGHSSSGTQQYPPHFSTLNLEALGQHADSGPTVEGSSIEFQIGQSFQNKDEDVLSVKDYSIHRGVQYRVIELDHLKYHGMNLRHLWPIMSRIVIPEHVCYIPIEL, from the coding sequence ATGGCAAGTGAGGAAGAGAGTACTCTTGTCTTAGTGCATTGCTCTGGGAAAAtccaaagaagcaaaaaatatGGTGTAAAGTTCACTGACAGAGAACCACTGAGTGTTTTCATCAGTTCATCAAGCACTTTGTCAGATTTGAAGAACAGCATCTTACAGAAGCTTGGGGTATTTGGTAGCAAGTGGGTGAAGAAGCTATTCTACAATATTCCCATCGCAGTTGTCTCGACCGGTGTTAAGTATGATATCTTTGTGCTAGCGGCTGATGAAGATACTAGGGTTCTGTTTTATTGTGTTAGGAGTTTTCCGGATGTCAGAATACACGAGTTGTTCGCGAAGTTGGAGGTTGGTGTTGATAGTTCTGGGGCATCAGCTCCAGTTCATAGCTCGTCTGCCGCAGGAGGTGCGTCTAGTTCAATGCATGTGGTAAGACCATCTGTTCTGCTGGTCGGATCCCCCTCATTTGAGGCTGATTTAGATCGAACAGAGGTTGTTGGTTCTGTACCTTTGGAGAATTCAGGGGTCTATGGGCAGGCATATGTGGTGGGCACCGGTGGTGGCTTGATCCATGATGCACAAAGCTTTCGAGAACCTGATCAAGTAGAGAATGCAATGTCTGACGATGACTCTTACCAGGAGCCTGTAGATATCATTAGGGACAGCGATGATGACACAGGTGCAAATCCACATACAGAGCATGGGCATTCAAGTTCTGGCACTCAGCAGTACCCTCCACACTTCTCCACTCTTAACTTGGAAGCTCTGGGTCAACATGCAGACAGTGGTCCTACAGTTGAGGGCTCTTCTATAGAATTTCAGATTGGGCAATCATTCCAGAATAAAGATGAGGATGTTTTGAGTGTGAAGGACTACAGCATTCATCGAGGTGTTCAGTACAGAGTCATCGAATTAGACCATCTGAAGTATCATGGAATGAATCTCAGGCATTTGTGGCCTATAATGAGTCGCATCGTCATCCCTGAGCATGTCTGCTATATCCCTATAGAACTCTGA